TCATAGACGCCGACGGTTTAAAGGCCGTAAACCCGGGAGTTTTAGACGGTAAAAGGTTCATCCTAACGCCCCATGCCGGCGAGTTTAAGCTTCTCTTTGGAGTTAAGCCGGAAGGTTCACTCGTCGAGAGGGCTGAGGTGGTGAGGAAGAAGGCGGAGGAAGCTGGGGGTGTTATCCTCCTCAAAGGTCCCTACGACATCATAAGCGACGGGAAAACTTGGAAGTACAGCAGAACGGGCAACCGGGGGATGACCACCGGTGGAACGGGAGACGTTCTGGCGGGCATCGTTGGGTCCCTTCTGGCGCTCGGCAACGAACCGCTTAGAGCTGCTTCCGCCGGGGCCTTCCTCAACGGTCTCGCCGGGGACATGGTTAAGGAGGAGCTCGGCGAGAACTTCACGGCTCTGGAAGTTGCCAGAAAGGTTCCCCATGCCGTTAAGCGGGTTTTGGAGTTTTGAGCAGCTTTTCAGTCGTCTTTTCATTATGCTGTTACGTGAAAATAAAACAGGAAAGGTAACGGACGTTCAGCCGATTCCGCAGTAGCTCCAGACCGAGTAGCCGTACTGACCGTTTGCCGGGTCGTGAGCCGGGGCCTCAAGGTAGACCCAGCCGCTCGAGGACACGTACCTGTCCACCCAGCCACCGAGGTTGCCGGTGTACTCGTGTATGCATGAACCCGCGAACTTCGGAACGTAGACCCACCTTCCCGTTCCTTTAGAACCGAGGTTGATGTAGGTTATCAGTCCGGGTTTGTTCCCGTAACCGTTTCTCACGAATATGAGCTCGTCGCTGTCGTAGTAAACTATGCTCGTGCTGCCCCCGGCCAGGTGGTCGTGTATCCAGATGAGGTTCTTCAGCCTGTCTTTGTTGAGCCACTCCTCGTAGTCCCTGTAGAATATCGTTGGCTGTCCCTCGTAGGTGAGAATAAAGGCGTACGCCGGGTATTTGTTCCAGATTATGTCCGTGTCGTGGTTGGCCACGAAGGTTACGGCCTTGAAGGGGTCCCGGGAGACGACGGTCCCTCCGTTCTTGAGGGCATCAACGAGGGAGGGGATGTTATTGTTATCGAAGGCCTCGTCCATCCTGTAGTAGAGCGGGAAGTCAAAGACCTTGGCACCGCTCGAGTAGGCCCAGTTGAGGAGCGCGTCCACGTTGGTATCCCAGTACTCACCGACGGCCCAGCCACCCCACCAGTCCAGCCAGTCCTTGACGACCCAGGGACCGTAGCCCTTAACGTAGTCGAAGCGCCAGGCGTCGATGCCGATGCTCCTGAGGTAGGCAGCGTAACTCTCGTCGCTTGCCCAGAGCCAGTGCTGATCCCAGCTCTTGGCGTGGCATATGTCCGGAAAGCCCCCGAAGGTCCCGGAATCGGCCGCTTCGAGTTCGTTTGGATGGAAGTCTAGGTAGTTGGCGGTGTACTTCCCAGAGGCGACCTTTGAGAAGTCCGTCCACGTGTAGTCGTTTACGAAGGGGTTCCACTCGAGATCGCCGCCGGAACGGTGGTTAATCACAACATCCGCTATAACCTTAATGCCGTAGGCGTGAGCGATATCTATCATGTTCACGAGCTCTTCCTTCGAGCCGAACCTCGTTTCCACGGTTCCCTTCTGGTAGTATTCTCCGAGGTCAAAGAAGTCGTAGGGATCGTAGCCCATGGAGTAGCCGCCGCTGGCACCTTTGCTCGCCGGCGGTATCCATATCGCTGAAATGCCCGCGCTGGCCCAGTCGGGTATCTTCCGGGCGATGGTGTCCCACCAGATTCCCCCGCTGGGAACGTCCCAGTAGAAGGCCTGCATTATAACGCCACCGTTCTCGAGGCTCTCCGCTTTCGCAGGAACCGCCAAAACGCTCAGCGCAACTAAAAGCACCAGGAGTGCAACACCGACCTTCCTTCCCATGGCTTATCACCCCGTTGCTCAGAGTGTATCACCGACGGTGAAATATTTAAGCTTTGTCATTATTGTTCATCGAAGAGCATGATAGATCACCATCTTTGAACCGAAAAATGAAACAGGATGTTCCATCGGAAGGTTCCGTACAAAAAGAAGACTCAGAACGAGATGAGTTCCTTAACTCTCCTGGCCTTTTCACACAGCCCGCAGCTCTGGAGGAAGACCAGCATGTTCAGGAGGTGGAAGAGCTCTATCTCCGTCAGCTCTATCTCCGCTCTGGATATCTTCCCTATCACCGGCAGGGAGTTGAGTTCTATCTCGTTCAGAACTTCCTTCAGGAGTTCTTTGAGCTTTTCCCGGTCTCTTATTTCGAATCCCGCCTTTTCGAGAATCTTCACGAGCTTTTCCGCCTCCACCTGCAGGTAGGCCTCCCTGAACTTTTCAATGCTTTCGTCAGGGCCCGTCTTTATGAGGAAGAGCCTTGCGCTCCTTGTGTAGACCTTCTCGTTTCCCCTGATCTCAAGCTCCTCCACGAGCCCCGCGGCTTCCAGCCTCTTCACGTGTCTGTACACAGTCGTCCTGTCCTTTCCAATGGCGTCGCTCAGCTCGTTGATCGTCATGGGGCTCTTTCTAAGGAGCTGGAGGATTTTGAAGCGTGTTTCCTCCGAAAGGACCTGCACCGTTTCGGGGTCCGTGATGATGAGAACTTCCCTCAACTCAGTACTCCTCCAGCCTGTCCTGAGGTGTCTCGCTTTCCTCTATGATCTTTTTACCCGCTGCCACCTCGTCTATGCTGTGCACAACACCGCCAAACTCCTCTATCGTGCTCGCTATCTTCTCGTAGTCAAGGTTGTCGCCCATGAGGGTTATCTTGACGTTCTCCGTCTCCCTGTCTATCTCAACAAGGGTTATGTTGACCCCTTCAACTCCCTCGAGCTCGCTGAGGCCGAGGGCCAGGGCGGTCACGCTCGGCTGGTGCGGCTTAAGCACGTCCAGAACAAGCAATCTTATTCCTCTGGCCATACCTATCGCTCCGGGTTTTACTTTTTAAGTATTTTGCCGAGCCGCCTGAGGAGTTCGAGCGCTTCCTCGTCTCTGCCCATCCTCGCCATGGCGAGCCACTCGATGGCGTGGATTATGTCTTCGTTTGAGAACTCCCTGACGGCCTCTTCGTTCTTTTCTATTTCGTGGGATATCTCTGTTTTGAACTCGTGCTCCTTTTTCAGAAGTCCGTCCATCGTGTTGAGGAGTTCTTCATCGTCGAAGCTGTAGCCGAGGGCCTTGAACACCTCAAGCTTGGTCTTTAACCTCGAGCGGGCAAGGTAGCGGAGCTCTTCATCGCCGAGGTACAGGTTGATGTAGAACGCATCTGCGGTTCTTCCGTAGTACTTCTCCACGAGGTTGCCCTTCATCTCCGTCCTCTTGACCTCAACGAGCCCTGCGGCTTTCAGCTTCTCGATGTGGTGGTATATGGTCTGGGGCGTCTTGTCGAGTATCTCGCTGAGCTGGGATATGGTCATCTCCCTGTTGCGGAGGAGGCCGAGTATCTTCCTCCTCGTGTCCTCGAGGATCAGTTTTATTACCTCGGGGTCGGTTATCACCTTAACCTTTGCCATCCCGGTCACCCAATTTAAACGTTCTAATGGTCCTTTTAGCGTTATACCATATAACTCTTTTGCTTCCGTTAGGTTTATATACGCACGCATGCTGGATAAAATATCCATATGAGGATACCCACCGATGGGAAGGCTTAAATACGCCCTCCCGAAAAACCTTCGGAGGTGGCAGGATGCAGGTTCCGGATCTCGATTTCCTGTTTTACCCGAGGAGCGTGGCTGTCATTGGAGCCTCAAACGTTCCCGGAAAGGTAGGAAACGCCATAATGCGCTCCATAACCCTCAAATTCGATGGAAAGGTCTACGCGGTGAACGTTAGGGGTGGAGAAATTGAGGTCAACGGGAAGCGGTTCAAAGCTTACAGGAGCATTCTCGATGTTCCGGACGAGGTTGATGTCGCCGTTATAGCGGTTCCCGCGAGGTTCGTTCCGGACGTCATAGACGAGTGCGGTGAGAAGGGCGTTAAGGGTGCAGTGGTCATCTCCGCCGGCTTTAAAGAAGCAGGAAGGGTTGATCTGGAGGAAGAGCTCGTCAGAAGGGCCAGAAAGTGGAACATCCGGCTCGTAGGTCCGAACTGTCTTGGAGTCACCAACCTCGAGAACGGTTTCGACTGCAACTTCAACCCGCCGGAGAGACAGGCCAGACCGCTGGCTGGAAAGATAGCCTTCATGAGTCAGAGCGGAGCCTTCGGGGCGGCCATTCTGGACTGGGCCTCCAGCCACGGTATAGGCATGAGCAAGTTCATCAGTCTGGGGAACATGGCGGATCTGGACGAGAGCGATTTCATGGCCTACCTGAGCCATGATGAGAAAACAGAGGTTATAACCGGCTACATTGAGGGCGTGAAGGACGGAAGGAAGTTCTTTAACGTGGCCAGAGAGGTTACACCGAGCAAGCCCGTTGTTATTCTCAAGGCCGGAAGGACGGAGGCCGGGGCGAGGGCCGCTTCGTCCCACACGGGCTCTCTGGCGGGATCTTACAGAATCTACGAGGCAGCATTTGAACAGAGCGGTGTGCTGAGTGCGAGCAGCATGCGCCAGCTCTTCAACTACGCGAAGGCTCTGGCCATGCAGAAGCCCGCCGGAGGTGCAAAGGTTGCGATCGTCACCAACGGTGGCGGTGCGGGGGTTATGATGAGCGACGGCCTGCTCGAGAGGGGGATGGAACTTGCCGAACTCGACAAAGAAACGATGGAAAAGTTCGCGAGGGCCATAAGGGAAGGCCACCTCCCAGAGCACATGAGCTACAGGAACCCGGTGGACGTTATCGGCGACGCTCCCTCAAGCAGGTACGAGGTAGCGATGCGTTACGCCCTCGAGGATCCGAACGTTGATACGCTCGTCGTTATAGCGCTCTTCCAGAGCCCGGCGCTCGATGATGGAATCGTCGATGCCATGGTGAGGATGAGAGCGTACAACAAGCCGATGGTCTTCGTTGCCCCCGGTGGGGAGTTCCCGGAGAGGATGGCGAGGAGGATAGAGAGGGAAGCCGGCGTTCCGGTTTACGAGACCGTCGAGGATGGGGTCGACGCGGTGTACGCACTCGTCAAATACGGTGAATGGCTGAGGGATAACGGAAAGCTCTGAGCTTTCCCCGGTTTTGCCCGTTTTTTAAATTCCAGCGGTTTTCCCTTCTTTACGGGGCGGAATCTTCCCGCCTCTCATAGCGATGGTTCTCCATGGAAGAACTCTCAGTGGCTATCCTATGACTTCCAAAAACTTTAAATTACTCGCCTTCCTTTTCCACTCCATGCCCGGTGGTCGTTTTTGGTCCCGGTGAAGTTCCCTTCTTCTCGGGCTTAGCTGGGGGTTTCCTTTTGGATGGAAAGGGAGGTGTTTTAAATGGACGACTTTAAGGTCACCCCATGGGACGTTGAGGGTGTCGTGGACTACGACAGGCTTATAGAGGAGTTCGGAACGAGCCCCCTGACGGATGAACTGCTCGAGAAAACCGCAATGCTCACGAAAAGTCAGTTGCCGATCTACTTCAGGAGGAGGTTCTTCTTCTCCCACAGGGATTACGACCTCGTTTTGAAGGATTACGAGAGGGGAAACGGATTCTTCCTCTACACCGGCAGGGGTCCAAGCGGGCCGATGCACATAGGCCACATAATACCCTTCTTCGCCACGAAGTGGCTTCAGGAGAAGTTCGGAGTGAACCTGTACATCCAGATCACCGACGATGAGAAGTTCCTCTTCAAGGAGAGGCTGAGCTTTGAGGACACGAAGAGGTGGGCTTACGACAATATACTCGACATAATAGCGGTGGGCTTCGATCCCGACAGGACGTTCATCTTCCAGAACAGCGAGTTTACCAAGATTTACGAAATGGCCATACCCATAGCGAGGAAGATAAACTACTCTATGGCCAGAGCCGTCTTCGGCTTCACGGATCAGAGCAAGATAGGGATGATATTCTATCCGGCCATACAGGCGGCTCCTACCTTCTTCGAGAGGAAGAGGAGTCTCATCCCGGCCGCCATAGATCAGGACCCCTACTGGCGCCTGCAGAGGGACTTCGCCGAGAGCCTCGGCTATTACAAGGCCGCGGCTTTGCATTCGAAGTTCGTGCCCGGGCTGATGGGTCTCGAGGGAAAGATGAGCGCTTCGAAGCCTGAAACGGCCGTTTACCTCACGGACGATCCGGAGGAGGCGGGCAGGAAGATATGGAAGTACGCCCTAACCGGAGGGAGGGCCACGGCAAGGGAGCAGAGGGAGAAGGGAGGCAATCCAGAGAGGTGCGTCGTCTTCAAGTGGTTCGAGATATTCTTTGAGCCTGATGATAAGGCTTTGCTCGAGAGGTATCACGCGTGCAAGAACGGGGAGCTCCTCTGCGGTCAGTGCAAACGCGACCTCATAAAGCGCGTTCAGGAGTTCCTGAGGGAGCACCAGAGAAAGAGGAAAGAGGCAGAGAAGAAGATCGAGAAGTTCAAGTACACGGGCGAGCTTGCCCGGGAGCAGTGGGATAAGGCAATCCCGGAGCCGTTGAGGTGATTTACCTCTTTAACTTTGACCTTAACCTTTCGAACCCCAGAAACCCGAGCACCGCTATAAGGGATGCCATGCTCAAATAGCGGAGTGGCGAGTAGGGGTCTCTGAAAACCAGCCTCACCTCGTGCTCCCCGGCAGGGAGATCGAGTTCGATGAGGCCGAACCCCTCGTCCTTTGAAACCTCTATGGCCTTTCCATCAACGTAGGCCTTCCAGTGCGGGTAGTAGTTCTCGCTTACAAGGGTTGCCGTGCTCCCCTCGGAGGCGTACCTAAAGACGATCTCCCCCGTCCGAAACTTCCACGAGATGGTATTCAACCTCTGGGCGTCGAGCTCCTCGGGGAAAGTTACTCCCGAATCCTGAAACCTCGAGGCCAAGCTTTCGGCCAGCCTCCGGTGGCTGTAAACAGAGGGAACAACGTTCCAACTCCAAAAGAGCCCGACGCCAGAACCTGAACTTTGGGCGAATGATTCATCGGGCTTCCGATCGATTTATAACCCGGTTTTCCAATTATAGCCGGGTGATTGATATGGTTCGTCTTCCCTTCAGGGATGGATTTTACGAGCTCAGACCGGGCAAGATAATATGCCTTGGAAGGAACTATGCTGAGCACGCTAAGGAATTGGGTCATGAAATCCCGGAAGAGCCCGTCATATTCCTGAAACCCCCTTCTTCGTTAATAGGCCCAAATAGGGCTATAATACTCCCCAGAAAAAGCAAAGAGATTCATCATGAGGTAGAGCTTGCGGTGATAATTGGAAAGAGGGGGAAGAACATCTCAAGAGCAAAGGCCATGGAGCATGTGCTTGGGTATACAATTTTAATGGATATAACGGCCCGGGACCTTCAATGGGAAGCAAAGAAGAAGGGCCTTCCGTGGACGGTAGCGAAGGGCTTCGATACCTTTGCACCCGTCGGCCCGAGGATTGTTGACAGAAGGGAGCTGGATGTTAATGACCTTGAAATTGGCTTAAAAGTTAATGGAGAAATCAGACAGCTCTCAAGGACGAGCAGGATGATCTTCAAGATCCCGGAGATACTCGAGTACGTCTCAGGCATAATGACCCTTGAAAAAGGCGATATAATAGCCACGGGGACGCCTGCTGGTGTTGGTCCGCTGAGACACGGCGATAAAGTGGAGGCATGGATAGAGGGCATAGGAACCCTCGAAGAGGACGTCATAGCCGAAGGCTCGATCCTCTGCTGACTAAACCCTCTTTCCGCTTTTTACGTAGGCAGCTTCGCCCGCTATGCTCCTTGCATGATCGCTCATCCTTTCGAGGTGCCTGATTATCAGGGCCTCGATGGCGGTGCACTTGCTCATCTCCTGATTGAGCCTCTCGAGGGAGTTTATGTAGGCTTCGTCAACATCGTTGTCCATTTTGATAACCTCCCCCACGAGGACCTCGTTTTTGTACATAAAAGCTTCTACGGCCTTTTCCACCATATCCCTGACGGTTTTGAGGGTTTCTTTTGCCCTTCCAAATTCGCAGTCAACTCCGGTTATCTTTAGGGTTCTTTCTATCTCCATTGAATAGCGTGATATCCTGTAGAGGTCGTAGCTGACGTCTATGGAGGCCTGAATGTACCTTAAATCGGAGGCCATGGGCTGGTACCTTACCAGAAGCTCGGTGCCTATGTCGAGAAGCTCTTCCCTTAAGAGGCGCAGTTTGCTGGATTTTTCCTCCATATTATTGATCTTTCCCTTCCAGAGGTCTTCGACTGCGTTGAGGCATTCGATCGTCGTCTCGCTCATCTCCCTCAGGATTTTATCCATCTGCTTCAAGCCGATATCGAGTAACTTCCTCATCATAAAACCCCCGTAACGTATTTTTCAGTAAGCTCGTGTTCAGGGTTCTCGAACACCTTCTTGGTCGGACCCGTCTCTATCAGTTCCCCCAGATAAAGGAAACCGACGTAGTCGCTGACCCTCGCGGCTTGGTGGGGCGAGTGGGTTACAAGGATTATCGTGTAGTCCTTTTTGAGCTCGAAGAGGAGCTCTTCTACCTTGGCCGTTCCAACCGGATCTATGTTGGCTGTGGGCTCGTCCATGAGTATTATCTTGGGCTTCATGGCTAAAGCTCTCGCTATGACGAGCCTTTGCCTCTGGCCGCCTGAGAGGTTGGAGGGATAATCTCTCAGCCTGTCCTTGACCTCGCCCCAGAGGGAGGCCTTCTTCAGGGCCCATTCCACCCTTTTATCCAGCTCCTCTTTTGAAGAGACGAGTTTATTCAGCTTAACCCCGAGGGCAACGTTTTCGTAGATGGTCAGGTGGGGGAAGGGGTTCGGCTCCTGAAACACCATCCCCACGTTTTTTCTGATCTCTATGGGGTCAACGTCCGGTGAATAGATGTTTTTGCCGTATATCCTTACCTCCCCCTCCACCCGGGCTTCTTCCCTGAGTTCGATTATCCTGTTCAACGTTCGCAGGAACGTTGACTTTCCACAGCCGCTCGGCCCCATCAGGGCGAAGATGCATTTTTCGGGTATCTCAAGGCTAACGCCCTTTATAACGTGGTTTTCGCCATAATAGACGTGAAGATCCCTGGTTTCGACGGCGTTCATAACTTCACCTCCCTCATACTTAACCTGAGTGGAATGAACACGGCCAGGAATATCAGCATCAAAACCAGCGATGCCCCCCAGGCCATCTCGTGATCGGCCCTGCTCGGGCTCTGAACGAGCTGGTATATCAAGAGGGGTATCGCTCCGGCCGGTTTTGTTAGCGAGAACGAGTAACTCTCATAGCGTCCGCCGACGGTGAAGAGGAGCGGTGCCGTTTCCCCGGCCACCTTCGCAACCCCCAGAAGCATTCCCGTTAGTATGCCGCGCTTTGCCATCGGTGCGAGGACCCTTATGAGAACCTTGAACCTCGTCAGTCCGAGGGAGTAAGCAGCTTCTCTGTAGGTTGAGGGTATCTCGCGCATGGCCTCGTGGGTGTAAATTGTCACGTAGGGAATTAGGATGATGGCCAGGGCCAGCGCACCGGATAAAGCAGAGTACGTTCCCATTGGAACGACTAAAATCTGCATTACGAACACCCCAACGAGTATGGTTGGGAACTCGAGCATTATCTGGAGCAGGACCTTCACCCACCTTCCAAGCGTGCTGTTCGGAAACTCGTAGGCGTAAAGACCTATGAAAAAGGCTATTGGGACACCGAGGAGGCTGGCCATGAAGGTCAGGAAAAAGGTGCCTGCAATGGCCGGCCCTATTCCACCCTCAGAGAGGGTTCCAAGCAGAAAGTTCATCCCCCCGCTGGACAGGGTGTGGAACCCCTTCAGGAATACCGTTAGTATGATGTGGAAGAGGGGCAGCACCGCGAGGAACGTCAGGCTGCCTATGAGCGCAAGGAAAAGTTTTTCTTTCCCCTTCCTCAGTTCAAATTCTGACATTCTTCTCCCACCCCCTCATGAGTTTTAGTCCGGCTAAGTTGATGAGCAGGCCTATCAGGAAGAGGGCCAATCCCGCGGCGTAGAGGGTTGAGGTCATGTACCTGTAGATGAAGGCGTTACCGAACTGGTTTGCTATGAGGGACGAGATCGTATAACCGGGGGCAAAGACTCCGAGGGTCATGTTGAAAGTGTTCCCTATAACGAGAGAAACGGCCACCGTCTCACCTATGGCCCTCCCGAACGCTAAAATCAGGGCGGAGATTATGGCGGGCTTTATATAGCCGAGCAGGACCTTTGCCGCCTCGTACCTCGTCGCTCCAAGGGAATACACGGCTTCGATATAAGTCTTCGGCACCATGGCGTAGGCTTCCCTTATTATTGCGGAAGCAAAGGGCGTCACCATTATGCCCAGAAGAACTCCCCCCGCTAAATAGCTGTAGCCGGTAACGGGCGGGTAAGAGAAGAGGGGGATAAAGGAGAGGTGATCGTAAAGGGGTACCATCACGTGATCTCTCAGGAAGGGAACGAGAAAGAAGGCTCCCCATATGCCGTAGATTATGGTGGGCAAACCGGCCATGATGTCCGAGGTGATTATCAGGGCGTTCTTGATTCTCTTTGGGGCGTAGTCAACCACGAAGATCGAGTAACTTATGGCGAGCGGTAGTGCTATCAGTACCGCTATGAGGGAGGTGTAGATGCTTCCCCATACGGCCGCTGCCAGCCCGTAGTTCTCCTTCGATGCCTCTTCGGCGGCCTTCCACACGTTGCTCATGTAAAGCCCGACTCCGAACCTTTTTATGGCCGGGAGGGCGTTTATGAAATAGGTTACGAGCATTCCCGCAAACAGAACGAAGACGAGCGCAACAGCCAAAGTCGCAACGGTTTTGAATCCATCCCGCTTCATCTTCCATCACCCTGCAGACGTTTGATCGAGTCTTTCACGGAATCAAGGCTTGAAAACCTTCTAATCTCCAGTATCGCGTAGTCTGGCTCCGTGTTTTTGATTAGCCTTTCCACGTAACCCCATCCCATCAGC
The window above is part of the Thermococcus sp. P6 genome. Proteins encoded here:
- a CDS encoding alpha-amylase, which produces MGRKVGVALLVLLVALSVLAVPAKAESLENGGVIMQAFYWDVPSGGIWWDTIARKIPDWASAGISAIWIPPASKGASGGYSMGYDPYDFFDLGEYYQKGTVETRFGSKEELVNMIDIAHAYGIKVIADVVINHRSGGDLEWNPFVNDYTWTDFSKVASGKYTANYLDFHPNELEAADSGTFGGFPDICHAKSWDQHWLWASDESYAAYLRSIGIDAWRFDYVKGYGPWVVKDWLDWWGGWAVGEYWDTNVDALLNWAYSSGAKVFDFPLYYRMDEAFDNNNIPSLVDALKNGGTVVSRDPFKAVTFVANHDTDIIWNKYPAYAFILTYEGQPTIFYRDYEEWLNKDRLKNLIWIHDHLAGGSTSIVYYDSDELIFVRNGYGNKPGLITYINLGSKGTGRWVYVPKFAGSCIHEYTGNLGGWVDRYVSSSGWVYLEAPAHDPANGQYGYSVWSYCGIG
- a CDS encoding transcriptional regulator; translated protein: MREVLIITDPETVQVLSEETRFKILQLLRKSPMTINELSDAIGKDRTTVYRHVKRLEAAGLVEELEIRGNEKVYTRSARLFLIKTGPDESIEKFREAYLQVEAEKLVKILEKAGFEIRDREKLKELLKEVLNEIELNSLPVIGKISRAEIELTEIELFHLLNMLVFLQSCGLCEKARRVKELISF
- a CDS encoding DUF211 domain-containing protein, translating into MARGIRLLVLDVLKPHQPSVTALALGLSELEGVEGVNITLVEIDRETENVKITLMGDNLDYEKIASTIEEFGGVVHSIDEVAAGKKIIEESETPQDRLEEY
- a CDS encoding winged helix-turn-helix domain-containing protein translates to MAKVKVITDPEVIKLILEDTRRKILGLLRNREMTISQLSEILDKTPQTIYHHIEKLKAAGLVEVKRTEMKGNLVEKYYGRTADAFYINLYLGDEELRYLARSRLKTKLEVFKALGYSFDDEELLNTMDGLLKKEHEFKTEISHEIEKNEEAVREFSNEDIIHAIEWLAMARMGRDEEALELLRRLGKILKK
- a CDS encoding acetate--CoA ligase family protein yields the protein MQVPDLDFLFYPRSVAVIGASNVPGKVGNAIMRSITLKFDGKVYAVNVRGGEIEVNGKRFKAYRSILDVPDEVDVAVIAVPARFVPDVIDECGEKGVKGAVVISAGFKEAGRVDLEEELVRRARKWNIRLVGPNCLGVTNLENGFDCNFNPPERQARPLAGKIAFMSQSGAFGAAILDWASSHGIGMSKFISLGNMADLDESDFMAYLSHDEKTEVITGYIEGVKDGRKFFNVAREVTPSKPVVILKAGRTEAGARAASSHTGSLAGSYRIYEAAFEQSGVLSASSMRQLFNYAKALAMQKPAGGAKVAIVTNGGGAGVMMSDGLLERGMELAELDKETMEKFARAIREGHLPEHMSYRNPVDVIGDAPSSRYEVAMRYALEDPNVDTLVVIALFQSPALDDGIVDAMVRMRAYNKPMVFVAPGGEFPERMARRIEREAGVPVYETVEDGVDAVYALVKYGEWLRDNGKL
- a CDS encoding tryptophan--tRNA ligase; translation: MDDFKVTPWDVEGVVDYDRLIEEFGTSPLTDELLEKTAMLTKSQLPIYFRRRFFFSHRDYDLVLKDYERGNGFFLYTGRGPSGPMHIGHIIPFFATKWLQEKFGVNLYIQITDDEKFLFKERLSFEDTKRWAYDNILDIIAVGFDPDRTFIFQNSEFTKIYEMAIPIARKINYSMARAVFGFTDQSKIGMIFYPAIQAAPTFFERKRSLIPAAIDQDPYWRLQRDFAESLGYYKAAALHSKFVPGLMGLEGKMSASKPETAVYLTDDPEEAGRKIWKYALTGGRATAREQREKGGNPERCVVFKWFEIFFEPDDKALLERYHACKNGELLCGQCKRDLIKRVQEFLREHQRKRKEAEKKIEKFKYTGELAREQWDKAIPEPLR
- a CDS encoding fumarylacetoacetate hydrolase family protein, which codes for MVRLPFRDGFYELRPGKIICLGRNYAEHAKELGHEIPEEPVIFLKPPSSLIGPNRAIILPRKSKEIHHEVELAVIIGKRGKNISRAKAMEHVLGYTILMDITARDLQWEAKKKGLPWTVAKGFDTFAPVGPRIVDRRELDVNDLEIGLKVNGEIRQLSRTSRMIFKIPEILEYVSGIMTLEKGDIIATGTPAGVGPLRHGDKVEAWIEGIGTLEEDVIAEGSILC
- a CDS encoding phosphate uptake regulator PhoU, encoding MMRKLLDIGLKQMDKILREMSETTIECLNAVEDLWKGKINNMEEKSSKLRLLREELLDIGTELLVRYQPMASDLRYIQASIDVSYDLYRISRYSMEIERTLKITGVDCEFGRAKETLKTVRDMVEKAVEAFMYKNEVLVGEVIKMDNDVDEAYINSLERLNQEMSKCTAIEALIIRHLERMSDHARSIAGEAAYVKSGKRV
- a CDS encoding phosphate ABC transporter ATP-binding protein, with product MNAVETRDLHVYYGENHVIKGVSLEIPEKCIFALMGPSGCGKSTFLRTLNRIIELREEARVEGEVRIYGKNIYSPDVDPIEIRKNVGMVFQEPNPFPHLTIYENVALGVKLNKLVSSKEELDKRVEWALKKASLWGEVKDRLRDYPSNLSGGQRQRLVIARALAMKPKIILMDEPTANIDPVGTAKVEELLFELKKDYTIILVTHSPHQAARVSDYVGFLYLGELIETGPTKKVFENPEHELTEKYVTGVL
- the pstA gene encoding phosphate ABC transporter permease PstA, with protein sequence MSEFELRKGKEKLFLALIGSLTFLAVLPLFHIILTVFLKGFHTLSSGGMNFLLGTLSEGGIGPAIAGTFFLTFMASLLGVPIAFFIGLYAYEFPNSTLGRWVKVLLQIMLEFPTILVGVFVMQILVVPMGTYSALSGALALAIILIPYVTIYTHEAMREIPSTYREAAYSLGLTRFKVLIRVLAPMAKRGILTGMLLGVAKVAGETAPLLFTVGGRYESYSFSLTKPAGAIPLLIYQLVQSPSRADHEMAWGASLVLMLIFLAVFIPLRLSMREVKL
- the pstC gene encoding phosphate ABC transporter permease subunit PstC → MKRDGFKTVATLAVALVFVLFAGMLVTYFINALPAIKRFGVGLYMSNVWKAAEEASKENYGLAAAVWGSIYTSLIAVLIALPLAISYSIFVVDYAPKRIKNALIITSDIMAGLPTIIYGIWGAFFLVPFLRDHVMVPLYDHLSFIPLFSYPPVTGYSYLAGGVLLGIMVTPFASAIIREAYAMVPKTYIEAVYSLGATRYEAAKVLLGYIKPAIISALILAFGRAIGETVAVSLVIGNTFNMTLGVFAPGYTISSLIANQFGNAFIYRYMTSTLYAAGLALFLIGLLINLAGLKLMRGWEKNVRI